The genomic DNA ACCAATAAAACGCCGTTGAAACGCTGGCTTAAAACATTATTAACCCCGGAAAGCGAATCAACCTGTAAAAATTTACAATGTGAAAATTCAGAACGATTAAGCAATTCCTTTACCCATTCTGTACAATTGGACTGATTCGATGAGTAAAGAAGTATATGCCAGTTTCTACCTTCAACGGGTTTCATCAAGTAAAATGTTAAGGGTTACAGAAATTTGTATAGAGTACGGTAAATCTTATCGCTGCTAAGGGGTTTGGTTAAAAAATCGGAGCAGCCAGAATCTAGGGCTTCAGCCCTATCGGCATCGGTAACAAAGGCGGTTTGAGCAATAATGATAGTGTTTGGAAGGAACTCCTTTATTCTTCGGGTTGCCTCATGCCCACTTATACCCGGAAGCTTAAGGTCCATGAAAATTAAATCGGGGTTGTGAGCGCGTGCCTGTTCAACCGCCTGCTCGCCATTGTATGCAGTTACAATTTTAGCCTTTGTTTTTGCAAGGAAATTCTGGATAATTAGAGAGGTGAACTTATCGTCCTCAACCACCAGAATGGTTTTATTGCTTAAATCTTTTATATTCTCCATGGCACTATTCTTTAATGGTAAAAAAACGAACCGCTACAAGCGATGAGTAGAAAACGCATGGCAAACCCTCGCGGTAAAATCGATATTTGGGCGAAATGGATTTATAGTCCTCAAAAGTTCTTAACCGTATCCTGCCACCACTAATGCCCATTTCCTGCAAATACTCCATCATGGCTTTTAGTCGGCTACTTGCATCAACTGTATCGTTTTCAACCTCGTGAATGATACCATTAAGCTCAATTCCTAAGTTGGGGTTTTGAGCCAAGAAATTGATAAGCCAGTATAGCTGGCAGAGGCTACGGGGTTTGGTGCCAGGTTGTCCAATATCAAAGTAAACCTCATCTAGTAAAGCAATATATCTACTTAGGGTATTAATTTCTAAAAGTTCATGCCTTTTAAGCATGCTAAAGGGAATGAAGCGAGGCGAGAGCACCTTTACATCCTCTTTTTTAACAGGCTCAAGCCTGAAATCATCTATGTAATAGTAGGCAACCTGGTTGGTGAGTATGGCGCGCTGAAGGGTTGTGTTTAAGGAACTAATATCGTTTGGAAAATAGGCTGTTTGACTATCAGGGAAAAAGTTGCCTAAAGTCATAAAAGACTCGCCGCCACGGGTTTTAAAGGTATCGGCAAATTCAACCCAAATTCCCGGTGTGCAGTGTAGTACCGCTGTGTCAATAAAAATAGCTGGTTTGATAGGCAGGACACCATCCTTTTGGGTTAATGGCTTATCAGTAAAAGCAATGCCAAGTTTGTTCGATACAAATGTAGAGTGCTGGGCAAGTGCATACTTAAGGCTAATGCGGTAAAGCTGGTTAGGCTGCAGGGGTGTAACCAACTGCGTTTGAATATACTCCCTGTAGTTTATAGGTTT from Tenuifilum sp. 4138str includes the following:
- a CDS encoding response regulator, which gives rise to MENIKDLSNKTILVVEDDKFTSLIIQNFLAKTKAKIVTAYNGEQAVEQARAHNPDLIFMDLKLPGISGHEATRRIKEFLPNTIIIAQTAFVTDADRAEALDSGCSDFLTKPLSSDKIYRTLYKFL